In Nitrospirota bacterium, a genomic segment contains:
- a CDS encoding helix-hairpin-helix domain-containing protein, whose product MNRLIKLVIKSLLLTSILMFAGVALSQAAELQKFSDARLINNPANDGDSFLVKADGKTLHVRLYFVDCPETSTSSKSDARRVREQTRYFGLSNPARIIHFGNKAKTFVEGRLANPFTLYTAFASAMGRSSSGRVYAFITTSDGNDLASLLVKKGLARTRGTGRKTPDGIPRSEMIKRLRDIEISAMLKRIGIWSESDPDRIAELRAKERREEGELQEIQNQVSKANSPKGLVDLNTATEKELQSIKGIGPVYAARIIAGRPYKSIDDLLKVKGIGRKKLDKIRAYFTVGR is encoded by the coding sequence ATGAATAGACTGATTAAATTAGTCATCAAATCCCTACTACTTACATCAATATTGATGTTTGCAGGAGTTGCCCTGTCTCAGGCTGCTGAGTTGCAGAAGTTCTCTGACGCAAGATTGATAAATAATCCGGCAAATGATGGAGATAGCTTCCTTGTGAAGGCTGATGGGAAAACCCTCCATGTGAGACTCTATTTTGTTGACTGTCCTGAAACTTCAACGAGTTCTAAAAGTGATGCACGACGGGTAAGAGAACAAACACGCTATTTCGGACTGTCCAACCCGGCACGTATCATTCATTTCGGTAACAAAGCAAAAACATTTGTTGAAGGCAGGCTTGCCAACCCTTTTACTCTTTATACTGCCTTTGCAAGTGCGATGGGAAGATCATCCAGTGGGCGGGTATATGCATTTATCACTACATCAGATGGAAATGATTTGGCAAGTCTGCTTGTTAAAAAAGGGTTAGCCCGCACACGTGGTACAGGTAGAAAAACGCCTGACGGTATACCTCGCAGTGAAATGATTAAGAGGCTTAGGGATATAGAGATTTCGGCAATGTTGAAACGTATCGGCATTTGGTCGGAGAGTGATCCTGATCGAATTGCCGAGCTTCGTGCCAAGGAACGTCGTGAAGAGGGTGAACTGCAGGAAATACAAAATCAAGTTTCTAAAGCCAACTCCCCAAAAGGGTTAGTTGACTTAAATACTGCAACCGAAAAAGAGCTTCAGTCTATCAAAGGAATCGGTCCGGTTTATGCGGCAAGAATTATTGCCGGACGCCCCTATAAATCCATAGATGACCTGCTCAAAGTAAAAGGGATTGGCCGTAAAAAGCTTGACAAGATTCGAGCTTATTTTACAGTTGGAAGATAA
- a CDS encoding DUF6345 domain-containing protein, with protein sequence MWKNKIYIFLLLFAAFSLLFMTGCVKKARLYGVTTWDGGCPGSARPAWDDMGLAWYNEVTDSTAHGKDAFTKDGQFINGNIVDSMFTDVAVVAWGNDHNNIDKADAAMIFMHGSENNDRWQGSVRVDEAGSGNCSTWQGDMRFGNTDLEFLHLSSCNSLDDNQWADRWWQSFNGLHQVNGFHGFMWIGQGLVSDYEDFADDAFSTTIVNAWLDNMYHPDISGTDDQCPVAYAVGADSNDTWNRMGTERYNNILGDPTTVGYWGAIYIENCDPANEDVIGNDI encoded by the coding sequence ATGTGGAAAAACAAAATATATATCTTCTTATTACTTTTTGCGGCATTTTCTCTTTTATTTATGACAGGATGCGTCAAGAAAGCAAGGCTTTATGGTGTCACCACATGGGATGGAGGATGTCCCGGCAGCGCGAGGCCAGCGTGGGATGACATGGGATTGGCCTGGTATAACGAAGTCACAGACAGTACAGCCCATGGGAAAGATGCTTTCACTAAAGATGGTCAATTCATAAACGGCAATATCGTAGATAGCATGTTTACTGATGTTGCAGTTGTTGCATGGGGAAATGACCATAACAATATCGATAAGGCTGATGCTGCAATGATCTTTATGCACGGAAGTGAAAACAACGACCGGTGGCAGGGAAGTGTCAGGGTGGATGAAGCAGGCTCAGGAAACTGTAGTACCTGGCAGGGTGATATGCGATTTGGCAACACTGATCTCGAATTCCTTCATCTATCTTCATGCAATAGCCTTGACGACAATCAATGGGCTGACAGATGGTGGCAATCCTTCAACGGTCTTCATCAGGTAAATGGTTTTCATGGTTTTATGTGGATAGGCCAGGGTCTTGTAAGCGATTACGAGGACTTTGCAGATGATGCCTTCTCTACAACCATTGTGAATGCATGGCTTGATAATATGTATCATCCGGATATAAGTGGCACAGACGATCAGTGTCCCGTTGCTTACGCAGTAGGTGCTGACAGCAATGACACATGGAACCGAATGGGGACAGAAAGATACAACAACATCCTTGGCGACCCAACAACTGTTGGATACTGGGGAGCTATCTATATTGAGAACTGTGACCCTGCAAATGAGGATGTTATAGGAAATGACATCTAA
- the cynS gene encoding cyanase yields METHEVTQRLLEAKKRKEKSFADLGKLINRDEVWVASLFYRQASASAEEASILASELKIEKELADKLTECPVKGLGPAVPTDPLIYRFYEIMQVYGMPMKAVIHEKFGDGIMSAIDFTLTIDKENDPKGDRVKITMNGKFLPYKKW; encoded by the coding sequence ATGGAGACACATGAAGTTACACAAAGGCTCCTGGAAGCAAAAAAGAGAAAGGAAAAATCTTTTGCTGATTTGGGGAAACTTATCAACAGAGATGAAGTATGGGTAGCATCCCTTTTCTATCGTCAAGCGAGTGCCTCTGCAGAAGAGGCTTCAATATTAGCTTCAGAACTGAAGATAGAAAAAGAGCTCGCTGATAAGTTAACCGAATGTCCTGTCAAAGGACTCGGTCCCGCAGTTCCCACCGACCCTTTAATCTATAGATTCTATGAAATCATGCAAGTCTATGGAATGCCTATGAAGGCCGTAATACACGAAAAATTCGGTGACGGCATTATGAGTGCAATCGACTTCACACTCACAATTGATAAAGAAAATGATCCCAAGGGTGACCGGGTAAAAATCACCATGAACGGGAAATTCCTGCCTTATAAAAAATGGTAG
- a CDS encoding adenosine deaminase, translated as MKQPLNLMFIVSMVCLVGFLGGCATILSGNTQKVNVTTETGKKYTAMIDGQKFTVPSIIELTRENKNKVLTLEECPDQKVLLHKEINPVFFVNILSGGVFGSTTDYASGAMWKYQPENVTVKCPSR; from the coding sequence ATGAAGCAACCCTTAAATCTTATGTTTATCGTAAGTATGGTATGTCTGGTGGGATTTCTCGGTGGATGTGCCACAATACTGAGCGGCAACACACAAAAGGTTAATGTTACGACTGAGACCGGTAAAAAGTATACTGCCATGATCGATGGTCAAAAATTTACAGTGCCATCAATTATTGAACTGACACGAGAAAATAAGAACAAGGTATTGACACTTGAAGAGTGTCCTGATCAGAAAGTTTTACTTCACAAGGAAATTAACCCTGTATTCTTTGTGAATATACTGTCTGGTGGTGTTTTTGGTTCAACCACTGATTATGCTTCAGGTGCTATGTGGAAATACCAGCCAGAGAATGTAACTGTAAAGTGTCCATCGCGGTAA
- a CDS encoding integrase core domain-containing protein, with protein GSPTHPRGMGPLIRLCLYYGIELWFIPQSEPWRNGVVEQFNNHYQQKFLNRVPMRTADELRKGALAFEHKHNSRYRYSKLNGKTPLEALAQSGKRPGSGCYHLIRLIRSDCKLDIFGESFRVSPDLQYEYVVATIDVKKQKLKLFHDQFQVDEFDYKLS; from the coding sequence CGGCAGCCCCACCCATCCGCGGGGTATGGGACCGCTTATCCGTCTGTGTCTCTACTATGGAATAGAGCTCTGGTTCATCCCGCAATCAGAACCATGGCGTAATGGTGTGGTCGAGCAGTTCAACAACCACTACCAACAGAAGTTTCTCAACCGGGTCCCCATGCGAACAGCAGATGAACTGAGAAAAGGCGCTTTGGCCTTTGAGCACAAACATAACAGCCGCTATCGATACAGCAAGCTCAATGGTAAAACACCTCTGGAAGCTCTGGCTCAGTCAGGAAAGAGACCAGGGTCAGGGTGTTATCACCTGATCCGCCTTATTCGGAGTGACTGCAAACTCGATATATTTGGTGAGTCTTTCCGGGTTTCACCAGACCTCCAGTATGAGTACGTGGTGGCGACTATCGATGTTAAAAAGCAAAAGCTCAAACTCTTCCATGATCAATTTCAAGTGGATGAATTTGATTATAAATTATCTTGA
- a CDS encoding complement resistance protein TraT yields the protein MKKTDCRSYKNRGSRKTFRFFGVAVLIVLMLGGLISVLGGCAGTRQAIENREMSLSAKMSDTIFLNPEVLEKNNRIYVRVTNTSDFQEINFAQLLKNKLSAKGYTITNKPSEAGYIVQANFLYLGAKKKDLTADGMLVGGFGGALAGSAIGKGRRGPALAAGAGAVVGSVVGGLVGSMVHVDTYLGAVDIQIKERVPGGVIGTMRTNAKQGSSTTLKTTRRIESKFQEYRTRIAVKATQTNIDRVKACNAIAQMLGSKIAGMF from the coding sequence ATGAAAAAAACCGATTGCAGGAGTTACAAAAATCGGGGTTCCCGGAAAACATTTCGTTTCTTTGGGGTAGCAGTACTGATAGTTTTAATGTTGGGAGGGCTTATTTCGGTTCTTGGTGGCTGTGCAGGTACCAGGCAGGCAATTGAAAACAGAGAGATGTCATTAAGTGCAAAGATGTCGGATACCATCTTTCTTAATCCTGAAGTACTTGAAAAGAATAACAGGATATATGTTCGCGTTACAAACACATCTGATTTTCAGGAGATAAATTTTGCTCAGCTTCTAAAAAATAAACTTTCCGCAAAGGGGTATACAATAACGAACAAACCATCTGAGGCTGGATATATAGTACAGGCAAACTTTCTTTACCTTGGTGCAAAGAAAAAAGACCTGACAGCAGATGGAATGCTTGTAGGTGGTTTTGGTGGTGCACTGGCTGGGAGCGCAATAGGAAAAGGCCGGCGTGGCCCTGCACTTGCAGCAGGAGCAGGAGCGGTAGTAGGAAGTGTAGTCGGTGGGCTTGTTGGTTCCATGGTACATGTGGATACATATTTGGGGGCAGTGGACATTCAGATCAAAGAGAGAGTGCCTGGAGGGGTGATTGGCACAATGCGGACAAATGCAAAACAGGGTTCTTCAACAACTCTGAAGACTACGCGGAGAATAGAATCGAAATTTCAGGAGTATCGAACCAGAATAGCTGTCAAGGCAACACAGACGAACATTGACAGGGTTAAAGCATGTAATGCAATAGCTCAAATGCTGGGTTCTAAAATAGCCGGTATGTTTTAA
- a CDS encoding DUF4105 domain-containing protein, which yields MEIPARECNCKVSIAVKKKTLSFLRGGLILLLLLLHFDISYSEDNIELVSPNLNEVTMNRIIETAIEKNLYNSNIWKSLLHVTNNKINIEDPNFILSGDDFSLENELVKTIQSFFDVPNDSVKHPICRFPARFFWIKSELDLNDSIFPDVRCPEFEEYLNRAPAQKISLVFVSENVSQPSSMMGHVLLKLSGYDYNSNYVEHAVSFYTIIDTINIPLLIIKSTLTGMNGFFSLLPYGEQVKRYLEVEDRNVWEYELDLSEKSKTLMYYHIWELRDLQMRYLFTGYNCATVIYNILSLSSENFLKNNKRLWITPKDVLKEAYQNNLIVGTKLIPSDKWYIRMLSEALDSNSIDYIYNLLNFKKNFERVELSDDVPKRLYQAELIRAYAGYLYKQEEIDKKELNIIMKVTEKKTPLNSTYYIDLSQYKSPLKTFDDSQLGLGYRTEKNRNYMKLYFLPASNSLSDDNREYFNENSLKLGELSLLISKKSIKLESFQLYAMKSLIPWNKFVKGTSGEFRIGLEEHYDKKLESTLAVNISGGIGLTKKISTDINTYLLINGGAGYGKSRFYLYLYPEVGATVYELMNMKTTLSYKYVYNQLGSNNFYHNFDITQSFFWHRKFKLSTTFKRRFNDRYSNNTCELMFHVYF from the coding sequence GTGGAAATACCAGCCAGAGAATGTAACTGTAAAGTGTCCATCGCGGTAAAAAAGAAAACACTATCATTCCTAAGAGGAGGATTAATCCTCCTCTTACTTTTACTCCATTTTGACATCAGCTACAGTGAAGACAATATCGAACTCGTCTCTCCCAATCTCAATGAAGTTACAATGAATCGTATTATAGAAACTGCAATTGAAAAAAATTTATATAATTCTAATATCTGGAAGTCCCTGCTACACGTAACAAATAATAAGATAAACATAGAAGACCCAAACTTTATCCTGAGCGGTGATGATTTTAGTTTGGAGAACGAACTTGTAAAAACAATTCAATCCTTTTTTGATGTGCCCAATGACTCTGTTAAACATCCAATTTGTAGGTTCCCCGCAAGATTTTTCTGGATAAAGTCTGAGCTGGATTTGAATGATAGTATATTTCCTGATGTCCGCTGTCCTGAGTTTGAAGAATACCTGAATCGAGCTCCTGCTCAAAAGATCTCTCTGGTTTTTGTCTCGGAAAATGTTTCACAGCCATCAAGTATGATGGGGCATGTCCTTCTAAAACTATCCGGATATGATTATAACTCAAACTATGTTGAGCATGCAGTTTCATTTTATACTATTATAGATACAATAAACATTCCACTTTTAATTATAAAAAGTACATTAACAGGTATGAATGGATTTTTCTCGTTATTACCCTATGGTGAGCAGGTCAAAAGATATTTAGAAGTGGAAGACAGAAATGTGTGGGAATATGAGTTGGATTTGTCTGAAAAAAGTAAGACACTCATGTATTATCATATCTGGGAACTGAGAGATTTACAAATGAGATACCTTTTTACCGGCTATAATTGTGCAACAGTAATATACAATATTCTGTCTTTGAGCTCAGAGAACTTTTTAAAGAATAACAAACGGTTATGGATAACTCCAAAAGATGTATTAAAAGAAGCATATCAAAACAATTTGATTGTAGGAACAAAGCTTATCCCATCTGATAAATGGTATATCAGAATGCTTTCTGAGGCATTAGATAGCAACAGTATTGATTATATCTATAATCTTTTAAATTTTAAAAAAAACTTCGAACGTGTCGAGCTAAGTGACGACGTCCCTAAGAGACTTTACCAGGCTGAGTTGATAAGAGCCTATGCCGGTTATCTTTACAAGCAGGAAGAGATCGATAAAAAGGAACTAAATATAATCATGAAGGTAACCGAAAAAAAAACACCATTAAACAGCACTTATTATATCGATCTTTCACAATACAAGTCTCCACTCAAAACCTTTGATGATAGTCAACTGGGGCTTGGATATAGAACGGAAAAAAACCGCAATTATATGAAACTTTACTTTTTACCTGCTTCAAATTCACTTTCGGATGATAATAGAGAATACTTTAATGAAAACTCTCTAAAATTAGGTGAACTTAGTTTATTGATATCCAAGAAATCCATTAAATTAGAATCATTTCAACTATACGCTATGAAATCTCTTATTCCTTGGAACAAATTTGTAAAAGGTACGTCTGGTGAATTTAGAATAGGGTTAGAAGAACATTACGATAAAAAATTAGAGAGTACTCTTGCAGTGAACATTTCAGGTGGTATCGGATTAACAAAAAAAATATCTACTGATATCAATACCTATTTATTAATAAATGGAGGGGCAGGCTATGGAAAATCTCGTTTCTATCTATACTTATATCCAGAGGTTGGCGCAACCGTATATGAACTTATGAATATGAAAACAACCCTTTCATACAAATATGTTTATAATCAGCTTGGGTCAAACAATTTTTATCACAACTTTGACATTACGCAATCTTTTTTCTGGCATAGGAAGTTCAAGCTATCTACAACCTTTAAGCGACGTTTTAATGATCGATACTCGAATAATACATGTGAGTTAATGTTTCATGTTTACTTTTAG
- a CDS encoding anhydro-N-acetylmuramic acid kinase produces the protein MLVHPDKKAKVIGLMSGTSHDGVDAALVEIMPGGTTGNNASADSIELIKHLHRPFSKALREEIQGAFSGNTEHICRLNFKLGEVFAKSVLSMLEVSGLSPADIDAIASHGQTIYHIPPSGSPSRRKSGSTLQIGEASVIAERTGIMTISDFRTRDMAAGGHGAPLVSFADYLLFRKKGQTMAVLNIGGIANVTLVEEEIDNTIAFDTGPGNSLIDESIKYYSSGRLAFDRNGSVAESGRPDKGLLKELLKHPYLKKRPPKTTGREVFGAEMVKDIFSRYGKLAFEDIIATLTHFTATSTYRAIIPHGPDEVIVTGGGTKNRFLMKLIHGMFGAKAITVNNISKYGIPPEAKEAVSFALLGYQTLNLQPGNLPSATGAHSKVILGKITLP, from the coding sequence ATGTTGGTACATCCCGATAAAAAGGCAAAAGTCATCGGTCTCATGTCCGGCACGTCTCACGACGGGGTGGACGCTGCGCTGGTAGAGATAATGCCGGGTGGTACTACCGGGAATAACGCATCTGCAGACAGCATTGAATTAATCAAACACCTTCACCGTCCTTTCAGTAAGGCGCTGAGAGAGGAAATACAAGGTGCATTTTCCGGAAACACGGAACATATATGCAGGTTAAACTTCAAGCTGGGAGAGGTCTTTGCAAAAAGTGTACTATCCATGCTTGAGGTTTCAGGATTAAGCCCTGCGGATATTGATGCCATAGCCTCTCACGGCCAGACTATCTATCACATCCCACCTTCAGGCAGCCCGTCAAGGAGAAAATCCGGCTCTACCCTACAGATAGGTGAGGCGTCAGTGATAGCGGAAAGGACAGGCATTATGACCATATCTGATTTCAGGACCCGCGATATGGCTGCCGGAGGACACGGTGCACCACTGGTCTCGTTTGCGGATTATCTGCTTTTCAGAAAAAAGGGACAGACGATGGCTGTATTGAATATAGGAGGTATTGCCAATGTGACACTCGTTGAAGAGGAGATAGACAACACCATTGCCTTTGATACAGGTCCTGGAAATTCATTGATCGACGAGTCAATAAAATATTACTCATCCGGCAGACTCGCTTTTGACAGAAATGGCTCTGTTGCAGAATCCGGCCGGCCGGACAAGGGACTACTGAAAGAACTCCTGAAACATCCATACCTGAAGAAGAGACCACCAAAGACAACAGGCAGGGAGGTCTTTGGTGCAGAGATGGTAAAAGATATTTTCAGCAGATACGGCAAGCTCGCTTTCGAGGACATCATAGCAACACTGACCCATTTCACGGCAACAAGCACTTACAGGGCAATAATTCCACATGGGCCTGATGAGGTCATTGTAACAGGCGGAGGCACGAAAAACAGGTTTCTCATGAAACTCATCCACGGGATGTTCGGGGCAAAAGCGATCACTGTCAACAATATATCAAAATATGGTATTCCTCCTGAAGCAAAAGAGGCTGTAAGTTTTGCCCTGCTCGGTTATCAGACCCTGAACCTGCAGCCAGGCAACCTCCCCTCTGCCACAGGAGCGCATAGCAAGGTGATTCTCGGCAAGATAACCCTGCCATAA